A window of the Thiomicrospira microaerophila genome harbors these coding sequences:
- a CDS encoding ammonium transporter — MEQVLELSYALDTFYFLMAGALVMWMAAGFTMLEAGLVRSKNTTEILAKNIGLFSIASLTYMLVGYNIMYGEGLNSIIPSLGFFVGADNATADVLAGGDDAPYYSDMADFFFQLVFVATAMSIVSGAVAERMKLMSFFAFAVVLTAVIYPVQGYWTWGGGFLDEIGFSDFAGSGIVHMAGAAAALAGVLVLGARKGKYGKDGEVRAIPGANMPLAALGTFILWLGWFGFNGGSQLQISTVEDANAVAMIFANTNLAAAGGVIGAMIISRILFGKVDLTMILNGALAGLVAITADPLSPSPLSAAIIGMIGGMIVVFAILAMDKKFKIDDPVGAISVHGVVGIWGLIAVTFNNPDATIVAQLIGIVSIFAWVFIASLIVWFAIKAIIGVRVSEEDEYNGLDQSECGMEAYPEFSNKK; from the coding sequence ATGGAACAAGTACTCGAACTCAGTTATGCGCTCGACACCTTTTACTTCCTGATGGCCGGTGCGCTGGTTATGTGGATGGCAGCCGGCTTTACCATGCTCGAAGCAGGCCTGGTACGCAGCAAAAACACAACCGAAATTCTAGCTAAGAATATCGGTCTTTTCTCAATCGCCAGCTTAACCTATATGTTGGTCGGTTATAACATCATGTACGGTGAAGGCTTAAACAGCATCATCCCAAGCCTCGGCTTCTTTGTTGGTGCGGATAACGCAACGGCTGACGTGCTTGCAGGTGGTGACGATGCGCCTTACTACTCAGACATGGCAGACTTCTTCTTCCAGCTCGTGTTCGTTGCAACAGCGATGTCTATCGTATCCGGTGCCGTCGCTGAGCGTATGAAGCTAATGTCTTTCTTTGCTTTCGCTGTGGTGCTAACCGCTGTAATCTACCCAGTTCAAGGTTACTGGACTTGGGGTGGCGGTTTCCTAGACGAAATCGGTTTCTCTGACTTTGCAGGTTCAGGCATCGTTCACATGGCGGGTGCGGCGGCTGCTTTAGCAGGTGTATTGGTACTCGGCGCTCGTAAAGGCAAGTATGGTAAAGACGGTGAAGTGCGCGCTATCCCAGGTGCTAACATGCCACTCGCTGCACTCGGTACCTTCATCCTGTGGTTAGGTTGGTTCGGCTTTAACGGTGGCTCACAGCTACAAATCTCTACCGTTGAAGATGCCAATGCCGTTGCGATGATCTTTGCTAACACTAACCTTGCTGCTGCCGGTGGTGTGATCGGTGCGATGATTATCTCACGCATCCTGTTCGGCAAAGTAGATTTGACCATGATCCTAAACGGTGCACTAGCAGGCCTGGTTGCGATTACTGCAGACCCACTATCGCCTTCACCACTGTCTGCCGCAATCATTGGTATGATCGGGGGTATGATTGTAGTATTCGCTATCCTTGCAATGGATAAGAAGTTCAAAATTGACGATCCAGTAGGTGCGATCTCTGTTCATGGTGTAGTCGGTATCTGGGGCTTAATCGCAGTCACCTTCAACAACCCTGATGCAACCATTGTGGCTCAGTTAATCGGTATCGTATCAATCTTTGCTTGGGTATTCATTGCAAGCTTAATCGTATGGTTCGCGATCAAAGCC
- a CDS encoding P-II family nitrogen regulator: MKLIVAVIKPFKLDDVREALHDIDVHGMTVTEAKGFGRQKGHTEIYRGAEYAIEFLPKVRLEIAVADDKVDSAIDAIGNAARTGKIGDGKVFVMPLEQAVRIRTEETGDVAL; this comes from the coding sequence ATGAAACTTATAGTTGCCGTAATCAAACCTTTTAAGCTTGATGATGTACGCGAAGCCCTACACGACATTGACGTGCATGGCATGACCGTAACAGAAGCAAAAGGCTTCGGACGCCAGAAAGGCCATACCGAAATTTACCGTGGCGCAGAATACGCCATAGAATTTTTACCCAAAGTCCGCCTTGAAATCGCGGTTGCGGATGACAAGGTCGATAGCGCCATTGACGCGATTGGCAATGCAGCGCGCACCGGAAAAATTGGCGATGGCAAAGTGTTTGTCATGCCACTTGAACAAGCCGTGCGAATTCGTACCGAAGAAACCGGCGATGTCGCCCTTTAA
- the glnE gene encoding bifunctional [glutamate--ammonia ligase]-adenylyl-L-tyrosine phosphorylase/[glutamate--ammonia-ligase] adenylyltransferase, whose product MSVVSPQDFYKWSVFVERECQRFPELLDKDYQTYYQENVLIDLCQRTLEACEDETALKRELRRLRREQMVRIAVRDLAGLADLNETMRDVSDLAEGLVSATLDWWMLRFTQRFGQPIGEETGEPQQLIILGMGKLGGRELNFSSDIDLIYLYEEKGYTDGKKSISNDEFFSKLGLALNKSLTELTSEGMVYRVDMRLRPFGEVGPLAISFTGAEHYYEVHGRAWERYALVKARAIAGDKNKAKTLFDILRPFVYRRYVDYTAMDSLRDLKRMIAAEVRKKGMEDNLKLGRGGIREIEFIVQAFQLVHGGRDKPLQAQTLLPTLSYLADQDYIAQQDADNLREAYVFLRRAENRIQEWGDQQAHSLPDDVRQQQALAEAMGFKDYPSFIARLEQFRETVQHHFDDVFAEEADVCDLTDALSQAWKGPLEDDALIVLTQFGFHKPGDILNQLRQFKKSRAVGHMSAEATTRLEQVMPLLLKQLASLEADQEIALQRTLSVIENVVRRSVYLVLLKENPVALMHLIKLCAASAWLTDLLVKYPALMDQLLDLRSLYRPLKLDELLVEARTLLSTYQDDEEQFMLQLRHWRHAQVFKVAAADITGQVPVMHVSDYLTWIAEAVLNVAHDYVWQQLTSKHGLPGGRPQSPFLILGYGKLGGIELGYGSDLDIVFLYDLVESGEKTQPQNERQRVLENGTFFMRMGQKIISVLTSMMPAGQLYEVDTRLRPNGDSGLMVTTLKHFEHYQQDKAWNWEHQALIRARAVVGESGVRQNFETFRAHFLSQPRQPEKVKTEVVEMRDKMRAALDKSTEFEFDIKHGRGGIVDIEFMVQYLVLAHANQQPGLVRWPDNMRILDELKDTGLIENQAIEALQDHYRTYRGLYHKLALQNEKALVDDKALQISRQIVSNIWKKLMG is encoded by the coding sequence ATGTCAGTAGTTTCTCCGCAAGACTTTTATAAATGGAGTGTGTTTGTTGAGCGTGAATGTCAGCGTTTTCCTGAGTTGCTCGATAAGGATTATCAAACCTACTATCAAGAAAACGTTTTGATTGATCTATGCCAACGAACATTGGAAGCTTGTGAGGATGAAACGGCTTTAAAGAGAGAATTACGCCGACTACGCAGGGAGCAAATGGTTCGAATTGCCGTTAGGGATTTAGCGGGGCTAGCCGATTTGAATGAAACCATGCGTGACGTGTCAGACCTAGCAGAAGGGCTGGTCTCGGCTACATTGGATTGGTGGATGCTGCGTTTTACCCAGCGTTTTGGTCAACCAATTGGCGAGGAGACGGGCGAACCTCAGCAGTTGATTATCCTAGGTATGGGTAAACTAGGGGGGCGAGAGCTTAATTTTTCAAGTGATATAGATCTAATTTACCTGTATGAAGAAAAGGGCTATACCGACGGAAAAAAATCTATTTCTAATGATGAGTTTTTTTCAAAGCTGGGCCTTGCATTAAACAAGTCCTTAACGGAGTTAACATCAGAGGGCATGGTCTATCGTGTGGATATGCGATTGCGACCCTTTGGTGAAGTCGGCCCTTTAGCTATCAGCTTTACAGGGGCTGAACATTATTATGAAGTTCATGGCAGAGCATGGGAGCGCTACGCACTGGTCAAGGCGCGTGCCATCGCGGGTGATAAAAATAAAGCCAAAACACTGTTTGATATTCTGCGGCCTTTTGTTTATCGGCGCTATGTGGATTACACTGCAATGGATTCTTTGCGTGATTTGAAACGTATGATCGCCGCTGAGGTTCGAAAAAAGGGAATGGAGGATAATCTTAAGCTAGGGCGAGGTGGCATCCGAGAAATTGAGTTTATCGTCCAAGCGTTTCAGTTGGTTCATGGCGGGCGCGATAAACCTCTGCAGGCTCAAACCCTGTTACCCACGCTGAGTTATTTAGCGGATCAAGACTACATTGCCCAACAAGATGCGGATAATTTACGGGAGGCCTATGTGTTTTTACGGCGTGCCGAAAATCGCATTCAGGAATGGGGTGATCAACAAGCCCATTCTCTACCTGATGATGTTCGACAGCAACAGGCTTTAGCAGAGGCGATGGGATTTAAGGATTATCCAAGCTTTATTGCACGGCTTGAGCAGTTTCGCGAAACGGTTCAGCATCATTTTGATGATGTGTTTGCCGAGGAGGCTGATGTATGTGATTTAACCGATGCCTTATCGCAGGCTTGGAAAGGGCCGCTTGAGGATGATGCGCTAATTGTGCTTACCCAGTTTGGATTTCATAAACCGGGTGATATTCTTAACCAATTACGCCAGTTTAAAAAATCGCGTGCGGTTGGACATATGAGTGCCGAAGCCACCACTAGGCTTGAACAGGTCATGCCATTACTGCTGAAACAATTAGCAAGCTTAGAAGCAGATCAAGAAATAGCGTTGCAAAGAACATTGAGCGTGATAGAAAACGTGGTCCGTCGCAGTGTCTATTTGGTGCTTCTAAAAGAAAATCCGGTAGCCCTAATGCATTTGATAAAACTTTGCGCAGCGAGTGCATGGTTAACCGATCTACTGGTTAAATATCCGGCTTTGATGGATCAGCTCCTTGATTTAAGAAGTTTATATCGCCCTTTAAAGCTTGACGAATTATTAGTCGAGGCTCGTACTTTATTATCAACCTATCAAGATGATGAAGAGCAGTTTATGTTGCAGTTGCGTCATTGGCGGCACGCACAAGTATTTAAAGTCGCGGCAGCAGACATAACCGGTCAAGTACCGGTTATGCATGTCAGTGACTATTTAACCTGGATTGCTGAAGCCGTTCTCAATGTTGCCCATGATTATGTTTGGCAACAATTAACCTCGAAACATGGTCTTCCCGGTGGGCGGCCTCAGTCTCCTTTTTTAATTTTAGGATACGGTAAGCTGGGCGGCATTGAGTTGGGTTATGGCTCTGACTTGGATATCGTATTTCTTTATGATTTGGTTGAATCAGGTGAGAAAACACAACCTCAAAACGAGCGCCAGCGCGTGCTGGAAAATGGTACATTTTTTATGCGAATGGGTCAGAAAATTATCTCAGTCCTGACTAGTATGATGCCAGCGGGTCAACTTTATGAGGTGGATACGCGCCTACGTCCTAATGGTGATAGTGGACTGATGGTGACAACCTTAAAACATTTTGAACACTATCAACAAGATAAAGCTTGGAATTGGGAGCATCAGGCTTTAATCCGTGCGCGGGCCGTGGTCGGAGAGAGTGGTGTTCGCCAAAACTTTGAAACTTTTAGAGCCCACTTTTTATCCCAGCCACGACAACCGGAAAAAGTAAAAACGGAGGTGGTTGAAATGCGTGACAAAATGCGCGCGGCTTTAGATAAATCTACAGAGTTTGAGTTCGATATAAAACATGGCCGTGGTGGCATTGTTGATATAGAATTTATGGTGCAGTATTTGGTCTTGGCCCATGCAAACCAACAACCAGGCCTGGTCCGATGGCCGGATAACATGCGTATTCTCGATGAATTAAAAGATACAGGACTCATAGAAAATCAAGCCATCGAGGCGCTTCAAGATCATTACCGAACCTACCGAGGGCTTTATCATAAACTTGCATTGCAAAATGAAAAAGCACTGGTGGATGATAAAGCCCTACAAATATCTCGACAAATTGTGAGTAATATATGGAAAAAATTGATGGGGTGA
- a CDS encoding DUF3015 family protein yields MKKLGLAVALASLSSVAIANPNTGCGLGSMIIEDQSSVLMQVLAVTTNGTSGNQTFGITSGTLGCAKPANLVSNEQMNQFVANNIDSLAVDIAAGQGEALDTLAVIMNVEDKAAFASKLQANFSNLFSSEELTSAALVDNIIAVVG; encoded by the coding sequence ATGAAAAAACTAGGACTAGCCGTAGCTTTAGCATCACTATCATCGGTGGCTATTGCAAACCCAAATACTGGTTGTGGATTAGGTTCAATGATCATTGAAGATCAGAGCTCAGTTTTGATGCAAGTTTTAGCAGTGACTACTAACGGTACTTCAGGTAACCAAACTTTTGGTATTACTTCTGGTACTTTAGGTTGTGCAAAACCTGCAAACCTAGTTTCAAATGAGCAGATGAATCAGTTTGTTGCAAACAACATCGATTCTTTGGCTGTTGATATTGCTGCAGGACAAGGTGAAGCCTTAGATACACTTGCTGTTATCATGAACGTTGAAGATAAAGCTGCGTTTGCTTCAAAATTGCAAGCTAATTTCTCTAACCTTTTCAGCAGCGAAGAATTAACTTCAGCTGCTTTGGTTGATAACATTATCGCTGTAGTCGGTTAA
- a CDS encoding Lnb N-terminal periplasmic domain-containing protein, with protein MIVSSKLNLFLVACLVFLSAISEKIFAQTSLSFPVISLNSFLSEQQLETLSQSREWHNILHFKNGKSEIDDPKFFLSDEGKFDSKKELIATIDALLNDKKDNNNSIFCRYPSRSNWIFSKISELKNVVSLTSCSELNQELSLLQAESVTLILASAHINSPASAFGHTFLRLDTAQKTPLTAYAINYAAQTNETNGLIYAYKGLFGGYEGRYSILPYSKKIQEYGHMEQRDIWEYSLNLDQEEVERLVLHIMEQRHFFADYFFLSENCSYNLLWLLQVARPSLELTDRFNYTAIPIDTLKAIEAEGVILAETYRPSNQNKMEAYTPHIKSPEAVKFSKGTSYELESINGLTNEEQVAALELAVFNLKLNRTKNRLDHPTYTKQLLHLLRARSQFSETLDLNINKPVTPLLGHDSARFAFGIQTIENKQYLTLGIKPSYHDTQDVSTGYLSGAYINFFDTQLSFRHDSVQLESLHFIDIKSYAQRTSLFKPISWQVSLGLDRKFDDKLGGFIKPGAGLTFGNSTYYSYMMAVLGAQAHGQTRISAEAHLGVIFQYEKTKFGLKTETAWFHTDEQREEWEAFFTFQATSSLAFNTNFQQASQALKNKQNKLSLNLFYYF; from the coding sequence ATGATAGTATCAAGCAAGTTAAATCTTTTTCTGGTTGCTTGCTTGGTATTTTTATCTGCTATTTCAGAAAAAATATTCGCCCAAACTAGCTTGTCCTTCCCTGTAATATCTTTAAATTCTTTCTTAAGCGAACAACAACTTGAAACTTTAAGTCAGAGTAGAGAATGGCATAACATTCTTCATTTTAAAAATGGCAAGAGTGAAATTGACGATCCAAAGTTCTTTTTATCTGATGAGGGTAAATTTGATTCCAAAAAAGAACTTATCGCAACTATAGATGCACTCTTAAATGATAAAAAAGACAACAACAACAGTATATTTTGTCGATATCCTTCTCGTTCGAATTGGATTTTTTCCAAGATTAGTGAATTAAAAAACGTCGTTTCTTTGACTAGTTGTTCAGAGCTTAATCAAGAATTATCACTTTTGCAGGCTGAATCTGTCACACTAATATTGGCATCTGCACATATAAATTCGCCGGCGTCAGCATTTGGCCATACCTTTTTAAGGCTTGACACTGCTCAAAAAACCCCACTTACAGCCTATGCTATCAACTATGCCGCTCAAACCAATGAAACTAATGGCCTAATATATGCCTATAAAGGTTTATTCGGGGGTTATGAAGGCCGCTATTCAATTCTTCCTTATTCCAAAAAAATTCAAGAATACGGTCATATGGAACAAAGAGATATATGGGAGTATTCCTTAAATCTAGACCAAGAAGAGGTAGAGAGGCTGGTGTTACATATTATGGAACAACGCCATTTTTTTGCGGATTACTTTTTTTTATCGGAAAACTGTTCCTATAATCTTCTTTGGCTTTTGCAAGTTGCACGGCCATCCCTAGAGTTAACAGATAGGTTTAATTACACAGCTATCCCAATTGATACCCTAAAGGCGATAGAAGCTGAAGGCGTGATTTTAGCTGAAACCTATCGTCCGTCTAACCAAAACAAAATGGAAGCTTATACTCCACACATTAAAAGCCCTGAAGCGGTTAAATTCAGCAAAGGGACGAGTTATGAGCTTGAGAGCATAAACGGTTTAACAAACGAAGAGCAGGTTGCTGCACTTGAACTGGCTGTTTTTAACCTAAAGTTAAATAGAACTAAAAATAGACTAGATCATCCAACCTATACTAAGCAGCTTCTCCATCTACTAAGGGCACGTAGTCAGTTCAGTGAAACACTGGATTTGAATATTAATAAACCCGTTACACCCTTGTTAGGACATGACTCAGCAAGATTTGCGTTTGGTATTCAAACGATTGAGAACAAGCAGTATCTGACACTCGGCATTAAACCCAGCTACCATGACACTCAAGATGTATCCACTGGATACCTTAGTGGTGCCTATATTAACTTTTTTGACACTCAGCTTAGTTTTCGACATGATTCGGTGCAGTTAGAATCACTTCATTTTATTGACATTAAATCCTATGCTCAGCGTACCTCGCTTTTTAAACCAATTTCTTGGCAAGTTAGCCTTGGATTAGATAGAAAGTTCGATGATAAGCTTGGCGGATTTATTAAACCTGGAGCAGGGTTAACATTTGGAAACTCAACTTACTACTCTTATATGATGGCGGTATTGGGTGCTCAAGCTCATGGTCAAACTAGAATAAGTGCAGAAGCTCATTTAGGAGTGATTTTTCAATACGAGAAAACTAAATTTGGTCTGAAAACAGAAACGGCATGGTTTCATACTGATGAACAAAGAGAAGAGTGGGAGGCGTTTTTTACTTTCCAAGCGACTTCAAGTTTAGCTTTCAACACAAACTTCCAACAAGCATCGCAAGCTCTGAAAAATAAACAGAATAAGCTATCGCTAAATCTTTTTTATTATTTTTAA
- a CDS encoding complement resistance protein TraT: protein MIKPILIISALILSSSLLSGCSTMSTAVEKRNLDVQSKMSDTVFLQPTANSDKTIFIQIRNTSDRDIDTVEMTHKYIQNLTAKGFKVVDDPDQANFMLQKNILSVAKTNREEAYSALNSGYGGALAGAGVGLYTGSSYRSVAGGALVGAAIGTAANALVKDVYINTITDVQIQQRARKGQKVTTTTGATSSSGMGATTSQVVHDDTSNWITYRTRVVTVANKVNLDFDEAQPELETGLIRSVSGIF from the coding sequence ATGATTAAACCCATATTGATAATTTCCGCTTTAATTTTAAGCTCATCACTTCTAAGTGGTTGCTCCACAATGTCAACGGCTGTTGAAAAAAGAAATCTTGATGTACAAAGTAAAATGTCTGATACTGTATTTCTTCAGCCAACCGCTAACTCAGATAAAACAATATTTATTCAAATCCGAAATACAAGTGATCGAGACATCGACACCGTTGAAATGACGCATAAGTATATTCAAAACCTAACAGCTAAGGGGTTTAAGGTAGTTGATGACCCAGATCAAGCCAACTTTATGCTTCAAAAAAATATACTATCCGTTGCGAAAACTAATCGAGAAGAAGCATATTCCGCACTGAACTCTGGATATGGTGGTGCTTTAGCTGGTGCAGGTGTAGGTTTATACACGGGAAGTAGCTATAGGAGCGTCGCTGGTGGAGCACTCGTTGGTGCGGCAATAGGTACGGCTGCAAACGCACTTGTTAAAGATGTATATATAAATACTATTACCGATGTTCAAATACAACAAAGAGCAAGAAAGGGACAAAAAGTAACTACAACAACTGGTGCAACTAGTAGTTCAGGCATGGGTGCAACGACAAGTCAAGTAGTCCACGATGACACGTCAAACTGGATCACCTATAGAACAAGAGTCGTGACTGTAGCTAACAAAGTAAACTTAGACTTTGATGAAGCTCAACCTGAGCTTGAAACAGGCTTGATTAGGTCTGTTTCTGGAATATTCTAA
- a CDS encoding DUF3015 family protein: protein MKKLGFAVSALSVLAFTTVNASDRDFGQIYSECGIGGMIGFGISNDHSTAKPLAIVTNVTWDLGTTAISSNISSPATCSGGKERTAAFIYQNYPQLETDLAMGEGQHLISLLNVAGCSASAQADVVSGLRADLAASASQDSYASKTRFEKSEVLHSQLSQRMATSCSI, encoded by the coding sequence ATGAAAAAACTAGGTTTCGCGGTATCGGCTTTGTCTGTTTTGGCTTTTACCACAGTAAATGCATCGGATCGAGATTTTGGTCAGATTTATAGTGAGTGCGGTATAGGTGGTATGATTGGGTTTGGTATTAGTAATGACCACTCTACTGCAAAACCATTGGCTATTGTTACAAATGTCACATGGGATTTGGGAACAACTGCAATAAGTTCAAATATATCATCCCCAGCTACTTGTTCAGGTGGCAAAGAGCGTACAGCGGCTTTTATCTATCAAAATTATCCTCAGTTGGAAACAGATTTAGCTATGGGTGAAGGTCAGCACCTTATTTCATTGTTAAATGTTGCTGGCTGTTCAGCTTCTGCTCAGGCTGATGTTGTATCCGGTCTTCGCGCTGATTTAGCGGCTTCAGCTAGCCAAGATTCTTATGCTTCAAAAACACGCTTTGAAAAGTCAGAAGTGCTTCATAGCCAGTTAAGTCAACGTATGGCTACTTCTTGTTCAATCTAA
- a CDS encoding Lnb N-terminal periplasmic domain-containing protein: protein MKKTLLFLCLSLFMYAGQSVSVVQNPLVEKALAADLDQHPTWLKLLYFDELLGRSEVLSDNFFLDAEGRFDPRKELIQTLNLYTSIPSDNTSARCRFPARYLWLDSQLNLPNFEFRQKNCDHLERWALFDEVTSISAIMVSGYFGNPASTFGHSLLKFNSDTASRFLDLTFNYGALVPDNEPILRYIYKGIVGGYEAGFSDGYYFSQDRVYSRTEFRDMWDYELNLTEFDRNLLIAHLWEVSGKKFDYLFLNKNCAFRLAEVLELVEESSFLTQRSRLWYAPVELFNRIEQVNEEKDGEYIRSVQFIPSYQREVLERLNLFDDTEKGAFKSLMLDPNADLSAFHVEQQIKLLNALLHYFEYKDVGLMDASNNHYKELKRQAMLRRMLLPVQADQTIKIKPLPSPLESSPPMMFGFGMSESQSEHLPSGLAFRWSPFFYDALSLNSLQGGELVVLDTTLLLDKDKERLSFDRVDLIRVKKMPNFLSRGILEPEWAWTVRLAIKRSKTGKVTPFFSAGLFDGLANDSGFLLWGIRGEAMDNESSWLTLFPYVELGFQASSLKGLVNLSRGYDVQEKNWVNTARFDLNYNFNTRTSFRFEYAYDESSNFRFYIQRYI from the coding sequence GTGAAAAAAACGCTTTTATTTTTATGTCTTAGCTTGTTTATGTATGCAGGCCAAAGTGTTTCAGTTGTTCAGAATCCTTTAGTTGAAAAGGCGCTAGCAGCCGATCTAGATCAACACCCAACTTGGCTTAAATTGCTTTACTTTGATGAGTTGTTAGGTCGAAGTGAGGTTTTGTCCGATAACTTCTTTCTTGATGCCGAAGGGCGTTTTGATCCCCGTAAAGAATTAATTCAAACTCTAAATTTATATACTTCCATTCCTTCTGATAACACTTCTGCAAGATGCCGTTTTCCGGCAAGATATTTGTGGTTAGATAGCCAGCTTAACTTACCAAACTTTGAATTTAGACAGAAAAACTGTGATCATTTGGAGAGATGGGCGCTGTTTGATGAGGTTACTTCGATTAGTGCCATTATGGTAAGTGGTTATTTTGGTAATCCGGCTTCTACATTCGGACATTCATTATTAAAATTCAATAGTGATACGGCTTCTAGGTTTTTAGATTTAACTTTTAATTACGGTGCTTTAGTGCCTGATAATGAGCCTATTCTTCGTTATATTTATAAAGGTATTGTGGGGGGGTATGAAGCTGGGTTTTCTGATGGATATTATTTTTCTCAGGACAGAGTTTATTCTAGAACAGAATTTCGAGATATGTGGGACTATGAGCTAAATTTGACCGAGTTTGATAGAAATCTTTTAATTGCTCATTTGTGGGAGGTTTCTGGTAAAAAGTTTGATTACTTATTTTTGAATAAAAACTGTGCTTTTCGTCTAGCAGAGGTATTAGAGTTAGTTGAAGAATCCAGTTTTTTGACTCAGCGCTCTCGTTTATGGTACGCCCCCGTTGAACTTTTTAATCGAATAGAACAGGTCAACGAAGAAAAAGATGGAGAGTATATTCGTTCTGTTCAATTTATACCTTCTTACCAACGCGAAGTATTAGAACGTCTTAATTTATTCGATGATACAGAGAAAGGGGCTTTTAAAAGTCTTATGTTAGATCCGAATGCTGATCTAAGTGCCTTTCATGTTGAACAACAAATAAAATTGTTAAATGCATTGTTACATTATTTCGAGTATAAAGATGTGGGTTTGATGGATGCTTCAAACAATCACTATAAAGAGCTCAAACGCCAAGCGATGTTGCGGCGAATGTTATTACCTGTTCAAGCTGATCAAACTATAAAAATAAAACCTTTACCGTCTCCGCTTGAATCTTCTCCTCCGATGATGTTTGGTTTTGGTATGAGTGAGTCCCAAAGTGAACATTTACCCAGTGGACTGGCTTTTAGATGGTCGCCGTTTTTTTATGATGCATTATCTCTCAACAGTTTACAAGGTGGTGAGCTTGTTGTTTTGGATACAACTTTATTACTAGACAAAGACAAGGAGCGCTTATCTTTTGATAGGGTTGACTTGATTAGAGTTAAAAAAATGCCTAATTTTTTAAGCCGAGGTATTTTAGAACCTGAATGGGCTTGGACGGTGCGGCTAGCGATAAAGAGAAGTAAGACAGGTAAAGTTACTCCCTTTTTCTCTGCAGGTCTATTTGATGGGTTAGCTAATGATTCAGGATTTTTATTATGGGGTATTCGTGGTGAGGCTATGGATAACGAGTCATCCTGGTTAACGCTGTTTCCTTATGTAGAACTAGGTTTTCAAGCGAGTTCTTTGAAGGGATTGGTGAACTTGTCAAGAGGTTATGATGTGCAGGAAAAAAACTGGGTAAATACGGCAAGGTTCGATTTGAACTATAATTTCAATACCCGTACTTCGTTTAGATTTGAATATGCTTATGATGAAAGTTCTAATTTTCGTTTTTATATCCAACGATATATCTAA
- the nth gene encoding endonuclease III produces MNKLKRQQIFDRLAEAIPEPVTELNYTTPFELLIAVILSAQATDKGVNIATAKLFPVANTPEKIYALGVDGLKSYIKTIGLFNSKAENIIKACKMLVEIHNSQVPQTREALEALPGVGRKTANVVLNTAFGQIAMAVDTHIFRVSNRTKIAPGKDVLEVEKKLLKFTPKEHLMDAHHLLILHGRYTCMARKPRCGSCVIFDLCEFKDKEKYVE; encoded by the coding sequence ATGAACAAACTCAAACGCCAACAGATTTTTGATCGGCTCGCCGAAGCCATTCCCGAACCGGTCACCGAGTTAAACTACACAACACCCTTTGAATTGCTGATTGCCGTAATCTTGTCAGCACAAGCCACCGATAAAGGGGTAAATATCGCCACCGCCAAGCTCTTTCCGGTCGCTAATACGCCCGAAAAAATTTACGCACTCGGTGTAGATGGCTTAAAAAGCTATATCAAAACGATCGGCTTGTTTAATTCCAAAGCCGAAAACATTATCAAAGCCTGCAAAATGTTGGTTGAAATTCACAACAGCCAAGTACCACAAACCCGTGAAGCCCTCGAAGCTCTGCCCGGTGTCGGGCGCAAAACTGCGAATGTGGTGCTCAATACCGCGTTTGGTCAAATTGCAATGGCGGTCGATACCCATATTTTTCGTGTATCAAATCGCACCAAGATTGCACCGGGCAAGGATGTACTCGAAGTGGAAAAGAAGTTGTTAAAATTCACCCCTAAAGAACACTTGATGGATGCGCACCACCTACTCATTCTACACGGACGCTACACCTGCATGGCGCGTAAACCCCGCTGCGGCAGTTGTGTTATTTTTGATTTATGTGAGTTTAAAGATAAAGAGAAGTACGTTGAATAA